A stretch of Treponema vincentii F0403 DNA encodes these proteins:
- a CDS encoding 3'-5' exonuclease encodes MTSYDWLAAVYDTAAFIAFDTETTGLDPAAGRIVEIGAVKFDRRGIAARYNVLINPEMPMPEEAGKVNGITDEMLKDKPLIAAVFPDFFDFIGTGVLVAHNAPFDINYINAELKRIGKSPLGNKVVDTRIFAKEVFPGLSSYALQDLAVQFGITALEAHRAEDDARVCMELFDKILNGFLKNNPELVEKIRAETDAASLLAPEEEQKEKDYSRSLF; translated from the coding sequence ATGACAAGCTATGATTGGCTGGCTGCCGTATACGACACGGCAGCCTTTATTGCTTTTGATACCGAAACGACCGGGCTTGACCCTGCTGCAGGAAGGATTGTCGAAATCGGCGCCGTAAAGTTCGACCGGCGCGGAATTGCCGCCCGGTATAATGTTCTTATCAATCCTGAAATGCCGATGCCGGAGGAAGCAGGCAAGGTAAACGGAATTACCGATGAGATGCTGAAGGATAAGCCCTTGATTGCCGCTGTTTTTCCCGATTTCTTCGATTTTATCGGTACGGGTGTTTTGGTTGCGCACAATGCGCCGTTTGACATAAACTATATTAATGCGGAGTTAAAGCGCATCGGAAAGTCTCCTTTGGGAAATAAAGTTGTTGATACGCGGATATTTGCAAAAGAAGTATTCCCCGGCCTTTCCAGCTATGCATTGCAGGATCTTGCCGTACAGTTCGGCATTACGGCGTTGGAAGCGCATCGTGCCGAGGACGATGCCCGTGTCTGTATGGAACTTTTTGACAAGATTTTAAACGGATTTTTAAAAAACAATCCTGAACTGGTTGAAAAAATCCGTGCGGAAACGGATGCGGCCAGCTTGTTAGCTCCTGAAGAAGAGCAAAAAGAGAAAGATTATTCACGGAGTTTATTTTGA
- a CDS encoding phospho-sugar mutase: protein MDSNTILTYAKQYMAEETDPTFVKEVEELIAKNDEKELFDRFYRQLEFGTGGLRGIIGGGTNRMNPTVIKKATQGLADYIIETFPEKAKSGKLKAVIAHDSRRYSDVFAEATALIFAANGFTVYLFSALRPTPELSFAIRKLGCDTGVVVTASHNPPQYNGYKAYWNDGAQVIPPHDKGIIDKVNTVKKVNMMNRDEAIKTGKLIIIDKEIDEPYWASVKVKLHRGDLIKEMSKSVKIVYTPLHGTGAMHVEKVLGDMGFNILTVPEQRKPDGNFPTVSYPNPEDPAALKMAIALAEKEGADILMATDPDADRFASAVKDKNGKMHLITGNQMGALFTDYLCLTAKEFGVMPVKPAIVRSIVTSHLCDRIAKHYGVTSFECLTGFKWICNKADEISKNGYHYIYGFEESYGYNFGMEIRDKDGIAASALCAEMALYWRKQGKSLLDRLSELFAQYDCFCETTINKVFPGAEGVEIMKNMMIKLRASALKEIAGVKVLTIRDIDQSCSYNPLTPDKKEAVHLPVSNVLQYYLEDGTIISVRPSGTEPKIKFYIIHPQPVQGNDVAVAQTRAEQQVKIFAQALDTIV from the coding sequence ATGGATAGTAACACAATTCTAACTTATGCAAAGCAGTACATGGCGGAAGAAACCGATCCTACATTTGTAAAGGAAGTGGAAGAACTCATCGCAAAGAATGATGAAAAGGAACTGTTTGACCGCTTCTATCGTCAATTGGAATTCGGCACCGGCGGTTTACGCGGGATTATCGGCGGCGGAACAAATCGTATGAACCCGACCGTAATCAAAAAAGCGACACAGGGACTTGCCGACTATATTATCGAAACCTTTCCCGAAAAGGCAAAGAGCGGTAAGCTGAAAGCGGTTATCGCGCACGATTCGCGCCGGTATTCGGATGTGTTCGCAGAGGCAACCGCGCTCATCTTTGCGGCAAACGGTTTTACGGTATATCTTTTTTCGGCATTGCGCCCGACGCCGGAGCTTTCCTTTGCAATCCGGAAACTCGGCTGCGACACCGGTGTTGTCGTTACCGCTTCTCATAACCCGCCGCAGTACAACGGCTACAAGGCATACTGGAACGACGGCGCGCAGGTTATACCGCCGCACGACAAGGGTATTATCGATAAAGTCAACACGGTTAAGAAAGTTAACATGATGAACCGTGATGAGGCCATTAAAACCGGTAAACTCATCATTATCGATAAAGAGATTGATGAGCCGTATTGGGCAAGTGTAAAGGTAAAGCTGCACCGCGGCGATCTTATTAAAGAAATGTCAAAGTCCGTTAAAATCGTCTATACGCCGCTGCATGGAACCGGAGCTATGCACGTCGAAAAAGTTCTCGGCGATATGGGCTTTAATATTTTAACGGTGCCGGAACAGCGCAAACCGGACGGAAATTTCCCGACAGTCAGCTATCCCAATCCGGAAGACCCTGCGGCACTTAAAATGGCAATTGCTCTTGCGGAAAAAGAAGGAGCCGATATTCTGATGGCTACCGACCCCGATGCAGACCGGTTTGCTTCGGCAGTAAAAGATAAAAACGGGAAAATGCACCTTATCACCGGTAACCAAATGGGCGCTCTCTTTACCGACTATTTGTGTTTGACCGCAAAAGAATTCGGCGTTATGCCGGTAAAGCCCGCTATTGTCCGGTCTATTGTAACGTCTCACTTGTGCGACCGCATTGCAAAACATTATGGCGTTACTTCGTTTGAATGTTTAACGGGATTTAAATGGATTTGTAATAAGGCCGATGAGATTAGCAAGAATGGTTATCACTATATTTACGGCTTTGAAGAAAGCTACGGTTATAATTTCGGGATGGAAATCCGCGATAAAGACGGAATTGCGGCCTCTGCGCTCTGTGCCGAGATGGCTCTCTATTGGCGTAAACAAGGGAAGAGCCTGCTGGATCGTTTAAGCGAACTCTTTGCGCAGTATGATTGCTTCTGCGAAACTACCATCAATAAAGTATTCCCCGGTGCGGAAGGTGTTGAAATTATGAAAAATATGATGATAAAACTACGCGCCTCCGCATTAAAGGAAATTGCCGGTGTAAAGGTGTTGACAATCCGCGACATCGATCAGTCCTGTTCCTATAATCCGCTTACCCCCGATAAAAAAGAAGCAGTACACCTGCCGGTAAGCAATGTATTGCAATATTATCTTGAAGACGGGACGATTATCAGTGTCCGTCCGAGCGGTACCGAACCTAAGATTAAATTCTATATCATCCATCCGCAGCCGGTGCAGGGTAACGATGTTGCCGTAGCGCAGACTAGAGCGGAACAGCAGGTGAAAATTTTTGCCCAAGCGCTGGATACTATCGTCTAA
- a CDS encoding pseudouridine synthase yields MRLQVYLAHAGVASRRACEKIIEEGRVSVNGTVVTGMGSKVCAGDTVLFDGKPVHPEARKCYVLLNKPAGFVCTLSDEKGRPTAADLLKEAYSERLYNIGRLDMFSSGAILFTNDGDFSARIEHPSAQIEKEYVIETTQNFPPEMLTRFERGIRVDGIFYKCRSAAAVNRRKLRIVLVEGKNREIRRVLDFFNCTIKRLVRVRIGNLELGTLKAGEFRDLTVQERQALLGLAAQNDNS; encoded by the coding sequence ATGAGGCTGCAAGTCTACCTTGCCCATGCGGGAGTCGCTTCGCGGCGCGCCTGCGAAAAGATTATTGAGGAAGGACGCGTGTCGGTAAACGGAACCGTTGTTACCGGTATGGGCAGCAAGGTATGCGCCGGAGATACGGTGCTTTTCGACGGGAAACCGGTGCATCCCGAAGCGCGTAAATGCTATGTGCTTTTGAACAAGCCTGCAGGCTTTGTCTGCACGCTCTCCGACGAAAAAGGACGCCCTACCGCCGCGGATCTTTTAAAAGAGGCCTACAGCGAACGGCTCTACAACATCGGCAGGCTCGATATGTTTTCAAGCGGCGCCATCCTCTTTACCAACGACGGGGATTTTTCCGCCCGGATTGAACACCCGTCGGCGCAAATCGAAAAAGAATACGTCATCGAAACCACACAGAACTTTCCGCCGGAGATGCTCACCCGCTTTGAACGCGGTATCCGCGTTGACGGCATTTTTTACAAATGCCGTTCAGCCGCTGCCGTAAACCGCCGTAAGCTGCGGATTGTACTTGTCGAGGGGAAAAATAGAGAAATCCGCCGCGTGCTGGATTTTTTTAACTGCACGATAAAGCGGCTGGTGCGGGTTCGCATCGGAAACCTCGAGCTGGGTACCCTCAAAGCGGGAGAATTCCGAGACCTCACCGTACAAGAGCGGCAAGCCTTGCTCGGCTTAGCGGCGCAAAACGATAATTCATAA
- a CDS encoding segregation and condensation protein A, translating to MMTPEDEKNEEQSGEALTAFKVNDFEGPLDLLLFLIKKNEINIYDIPIGDITEQYLEYLDYAVSLNLDSLTEFYELAAHLVYIKSKMLLPVEVDLEDEDIEDPRTELVNKLIEYQKFKKLSVLMEEKESEAEWFFERKKIQHALPFTEENLWERVDTWELLRTFSKLMSNYNSEQILDLYEEVSVNEKLTLMNELLEEKGECLFTDLIVRKGNLLDVICAFMALLEAVKFRIASIWQNRMFGDIKIRPWEDIRSDDGV from the coding sequence ATGATGACTCCCGAAGATGAAAAAAACGAAGAACAGAGCGGCGAGGCACTGACTGCATTTAAAGTGAACGATTTTGAAGGGCCGCTCGACCTTCTGCTCTTCTTAATTAAGAAAAATGAGATCAATATTTACGATATTCCCATCGGAGATATAACCGAACAATACCTTGAGTATTTGGATTATGCGGTAAGCCTCAATCTGGACAGTTTAACCGAGTTTTACGAACTTGCGGCGCATCTTGTCTACATTAAAAGCAAGATGCTTCTCCCCGTCGAGGTCGATTTGGAAGATGAGGATATCGAAGACCCGCGTACGGAATTGGTAAACAAGCTGATCGAATATCAGAAATTCAAAAAGCTGTCGGTCTTAATGGAAGAAAAAGAAAGCGAAGCCGAATGGTTTTTTGAACGAAAGAAAATACAGCACGCGCTGCCCTTTACCGAGGAGAACCTGTGGGAGCGGGTTGACACGTGGGAACTTTTGCGGACATTTTCCAAGCTGATGTCCAATTATAATTCGGAGCAAATTCTCGACTTGTACGAAGAGGTGTCTGTCAACGAAAAACTAACGCTGATGAACGAGCTTTTGGAAGAAAAAGGCGAATGCTTGTTTACCGATTTGATTGTGCGGAAGGGAAATTTGCTGGATGTTATTTGCGCTTTTATGGCGCTGCTTGAGGCCGTCAAATTCAGGATTGCAAGTATCTGGCAAAACAGAATGTTCGGCGATATAAAAATACGCCCGTGGGAAGATATCCGCAGCGATGATGGAGTATAA
- a CDS encoding biotin--[acetyl-CoA-carboxylase] ligase, which produces MIPQQKRETTSIQNPFNAPVYYYARTDSTLQAARECLADGCPDGTFIYAGYQTEGRGRMSDRQWLSPAGENLLGTLILKQPASTDFTLRIGLAVSLTLDSFLPPGLRTAVKWPNDIFINGKKAAGILCEGAGGCILAGIGINLLQTAFLRSIEHTATSLALVIGADKCPSFEVFIPALLNNIRECLTRRDWHEEISRRLWKRGTMVRFMRGQQEDDIIEGVLTGIAFDGALCIAEADKEHRYYSGELIFD; this is translated from the coding sequence TTGATACCTCAACAAAAACGAGAAACAACCTCAATCCAAAATCCTTTTAATGCACCGGTGTATTATTATGCACGGACAGATTCTACATTACAGGCTGCCCGCGAATGCCTTGCGGACGGCTGCCCCGACGGCACATTCATCTATGCCGGCTATCAAACGGAGGGACGCGGCCGTATGTCCGACCGGCAATGGCTTTCTCCCGCAGGGGAAAACCTGCTCGGCACCCTTATTTTAAAACAGCCTGCTTCCACCGACTTTACGCTGCGGATAGGACTGGCTGTCAGTTTGACGCTCGATTCGTTTTTGCCGCCGGGTCTCCGTACAGCCGTTAAATGGCCGAATGACATCTTTATTAACGGCAAAAAGGCAGCCGGTATTCTCTGCGAAGGCGCCGGCGGCTGCATTCTTGCCGGCATCGGCATCAATCTGCTCCAAACAGCTTTTTTACGGAGCATAGAGCATACGGCAACCTCGCTTGCATTGGTCATCGGTGCCGATAAATGCCCTTCTTTTGAAGTGTTTATTCCCGCACTGCTCAACAACATACGGGAATGTCTTACCCGCCGCGACTGGCATGAAGAAATCAGCCGCCGGCTTTGGAAGCGGGGTACCATGGTGCGCTTTATGCGCGGTCAACAGGAAGACGATATTATCGAAGGAGTCCTTACGGGAATCGCTTTCGACGGCGCACTTTGTATTGCGGAAGCGGATAAGGAACACCGGTATTATTCGGGCGAACTGATCTTCGACTAA
- a CDS encoding chromosome segregation SMC family protein, with translation MFLKSLEIFGFKSFADRTRIEFAEGITALLGPNGCGKSNVVDAMKWVLGEQASKTLRAEKMEDVIFNGTESRKALNVAEVTLTISNENGLLNLEVSEIAIKRRLYRSGESEYFINNTPVRLKELRELFWDTGVGKAAYSVMEQGKIDQILSSKPEDRRYLFEEAAGITRFKVRRAEAERKLQKTEENMRQVEGVLGEVRRSYDVLKVQAEKTVKHRSLRDAIFEHDLDIQLLRLKKFTDDYAQREESIKEAKAKRDDVQAKIDSIHTMLSENMDEVNSLEKKLDEHQKEIYGLAIEKRGKENQARLQAERQTELKTKLGQLELRKAGLEERIENLEEDADEQDAKVHDFQKKVQDIQKNIDDFEESLRLASQKITDNDTTRMTLQEQIEALDKKRAGMEVELRAITEDIVTELDKNLSAAGYSAQGRTKLEKQVFDCIGQIKVLLNGRKNIFSDFAALSDHTEKETAQFAQNAVQSFTELLGLTESLETYLQEYKKSSASFIDDFLAPEGIITQKRSIDAAIEANRNTIEEKRNKIANLHTENEQLAVKINEYRKTLEDLRIHKTKMKAESDAAEQQAAFLRKELTVQQNALRELENELYTEQKRFDEIKEQLLEIEGEIASIDRKGRQLTEALEQLEKEIASRNNELSSNEGTLKTLNGELAKHNSLIEKYYVDTATLEIEIKNVKDNFREAHSRELMEFEERMYKITASPMDLRTELAELRRQLKELGSVNLMAPEEFQEVKTRFDFLTGQISDLDKARSDLQRITDEIKAESTELFLVTYNKIKKNFHNMFRRLFGGGRAEIKLTDPKQVLESGIEIFAQPPGKKLENIGLLSGGEKSMTAVALLFATYMVKPSPFCLLDEIDAALDEQNVSRFVTALSGFANVSQYIVITHNKKTVLGANTMLGVTMEESGVSKLIAIKLDNDIELLKQEKAEEDADTFIEEDVEPEEGIYIPSRPPKRIHTTQEEQPDEHLGNDSDA, from the coding sequence GTGTTTCTTAAAAGTCTTGAAATATTCGGATTTAAATCGTTTGCGGATAGGACGCGGATAGAGTTTGCGGAAGGTATTACCGCCTTGCTCGGACCGAACGGCTGCGGCAAAAGCAATGTCGTCGATGCGATGAAGTGGGTACTGGGCGAACAGGCGTCAAAAACGCTCCGTGCAGAAAAAATGGAAGACGTTATCTTTAACGGCACCGAATCGCGGAAGGCGCTCAATGTGGCCGAGGTAACGCTAACCATCAGCAATGAAAACGGGTTGTTAAATCTTGAAGTAAGTGAAATTGCCATTAAACGCCGGCTTTACCGGTCGGGAGAAAGCGAATATTTTATCAATAATACGCCGGTGCGTTTGAAAGAGCTGCGGGAGCTTTTTTGGGATACGGGTGTCGGTAAGGCGGCGTATTCCGTCATGGAACAGGGGAAGATCGACCAAATCCTTTCCAGCAAACCGGAAGACCGCCGCTATCTGTTTGAAGAAGCGGCAGGTATCACACGGTTTAAAGTACGCCGCGCCGAAGCGGAACGCAAGCTGCAAAAGACCGAAGAAAATATGCGCCAAGTGGAAGGGGTATTGGGCGAGGTACGCCGCTCGTACGACGTACTGAAGGTACAGGCGGAAAAAACCGTCAAACACCGGTCGCTGCGCGATGCAATATTTGAACACGACCTCGACATCCAGCTGCTGCGCCTAAAAAAATTCACCGACGACTACGCGCAGCGCGAGGAAAGCATCAAAGAGGCAAAGGCCAAACGCGATGACGTGCAGGCTAAAATCGATTCCATCCATACGATGCTTTCCGAGAACATGGACGAAGTAAACAGCTTAGAAAAGAAGCTGGATGAACATCAAAAAGAGATTTACGGACTCGCTATCGAAAAACGCGGAAAAGAAAATCAGGCACGCTTACAGGCGGAGCGGCAAACCGAGCTGAAAACCAAGCTCGGCCAGCTGGAACTGCGTAAGGCAGGGCTTGAGGAACGCATAGAAAACCTTGAGGAAGACGCCGACGAGCAGGATGCAAAAGTACACGACTTTCAAAAGAAGGTACAGGATATTCAGAAGAATATCGACGACTTTGAAGAAAGCCTCCGGCTCGCATCGCAAAAGATTACCGACAACGATACAACCCGTATGACGCTGCAGGAGCAGATTGAAGCGCTTGATAAAAAACGCGCCGGTATGGAAGTAGAGCTCCGCGCCATTACCGAAGACATCGTTACGGAACTGGATAAAAACCTCTCTGCAGCAGGCTATTCGGCGCAGGGACGCACAAAACTGGAAAAGCAGGTGTTCGACTGCATCGGCCAAATAAAGGTGCTGTTAAACGGCCGTAAGAATATCTTTTCGGACTTTGCCGCGTTAAGCGATCATACTGAAAAAGAGACTGCGCAGTTTGCGCAAAATGCCGTACAATCGTTTACGGAACTGCTCGGTTTAACGGAATCGCTGGAAACGTATTTGCAGGAATACAAAAAATCTTCCGCAAGCTTTATCGACGATTTTTTAGCGCCGGAAGGCATTATCACTCAAAAACGCAGCATCGACGCAGCAATAGAAGCTAATCGAAATACAATAGAAGAAAAGCGAAACAAAATCGCGAATCTGCATACCGAAAACGAGCAGCTTGCGGTAAAAATAAACGAATACCGCAAAACGCTGGAAGATCTGCGCATCCATAAAACCAAGATGAAGGCGGAATCCGATGCCGCCGAACAGCAAGCGGCGTTTTTGCGGAAGGAATTGACCGTACAGCAAAACGCGCTCCGCGAGCTGGAAAACGAACTGTATACGGAGCAAAAACGCTTCGACGAGATCAAAGAACAGCTGCTCGAAATTGAAGGCGAAATCGCGTCGATCGACCGTAAAGGTAGGCAGCTGACCGAAGCGCTCGAACAGCTTGAAAAAGAGATCGCATCCCGCAACAACGAGCTTTCCAGCAACGAAGGAACGCTCAAAACGCTCAATGGGGAACTTGCCAAGCACAATTCGCTCATAGAAAAATATTATGTCGATACGGCGACCCTCGAAATAGAAATCAAAAACGTCAAAGACAACTTTAGAGAAGCTCATTCGCGCGAATTGATGGAGTTTGAAGAGCGGATGTATAAGATCACCGCTTCTCCGATGGATTTACGGACGGAACTCGCCGAGCTGCGCCGCCAGCTGAAAGAACTCGGCAGCGTCAACCTGATGGCTCCCGAAGAATTCCAAGAAGTAAAAACCCGATTCGATTTTTTAACCGGACAGATCAGCGATCTTGATAAGGCACGCTCCGATTTGCAGCGGATTACGGATGAAATAAAGGCGGAGTCTACCGAGCTGTTCCTCGTAACCTACAATAAAATCAAGAAGAACTTTCATAATATGTTTAGGCGGCTCTTCGGCGGCGGCAGGGCGGAAATTAAGCTGACCGATCCCAAGCAGGTGCTTGAATCCGGTATCGAGATATTCGCGCAGCCTCCGGGGAAAAAGCTGGAAAACATCGGCCTGCTTTCGGGCGGCGAAAAATCCATGACGGCGGTGGCGCTCCTTTTTGCAACCTACATGGTTAAGCCTTCTCCGTTCTGCCTCTTGGACGAGATAGATGCTGCGCTCGACGAACAGAACGTCAGCAGGTTCGTTACCGCGTTGTCAGGCTTTGCAAACGTCAGTCAATACATCGTTATCACCCATAACAAAAAGACGGTACTCGGCGCCAACACCATGCTCGGCGTTACGATGGAAGAATCGGGGGTATCCAAACTGATTGCCATCAAATTGGACAATGATATTGAGCTGTTAAAGCAGGAAAAAGCGGAAGAAGATGCCGATACTTTTATAGAAGAAGATGTAGAACCGGAAGAAGGTATCTATATTCCATCACGCCCGCCGAAGCGGATACATACAACTCAGGAGGAGCAGCCGGATGAACATCTTGGAAACGATTCGGACGCATAA
- the scpB gene encoding SMC-Scp complex subunit ScpB codes for MEKETALVEAILYLEGEPLDDAAISKIAGLSVDVVKECIKNLKDSYSEGSSGIEITQMMGGWIITPKKEFWDALKDRYGKKNENRLSRAAMETLSIIAYSQPITRAEIEAIRGVSADTMIRLLVEKELIKEVGKKDIPGKPVQFGTTKEFLKVFGLNSIADLPKMDETEQERFELAR; via the coding sequence ATGGAAAAAGAAACAGCCCTCGTAGAGGCTATCCTCTATTTGGAAGGAGAGCCGCTTGACGATGCTGCAATCAGTAAAATTGCCGGTTTATCGGTGGATGTCGTAAAGGAATGCATCAAGAATCTGAAAGATTCATATTCGGAAGGTTCAAGCGGCATCGAAATTACGCAGATGATGGGCGGATGGATTATCACGCCGAAAAAAGAATTTTGGGATGCGCTGAAAGACCGGTACGGTAAAAAGAATGAGAATAGGCTTTCACGCGCTGCGATGGAAACGCTTTCGATTATCGCGTATTCGCAGCCGATAACCCGTGCGGAAATTGAGGCAATCCGCGGAGTTTCCGCCGATACGATGATTAGGCTTTTGGTAGAAAAAGAGTTAATCAAGGAAGTAGGGAAAAAAGACATTCCCGGAAAGCCGGTGCAGTTCGGCACGACAAAGGAATTCTTAAAAGTGTTCGGCTTAAACAGCATTGCGGACTTACCCAAGATGGATGAGACGGAACAGGAGCGGTTCGAACTTGCGCGATAA